The window CTCAAACGTCCGGACCGACCGGCACCCCCCATATCAACCCCAAATATGGGGTGGCCCGGGCATGCCCGGGCGCGTCCACCTGACAAGTCCGGCCCACCATCGACCCCACGGATGTCCCACAAAAAACACATCGACCTCGTCGTTCCGAAGCCCTAGCTCACTCACTCTCCTCTCTCGCTccgtcctctcctctcccctcATCGATTCCGATAGAACCCGGTGCAAtgtcgagctccggcagccgctccAATGACGAGGTGGATCCAAAGTATGAACTTGCCCTCCGCATCGCCTTGGAGCGGTCCAAGGTGGAGACCGGGGCGGCTCCGGATCTGCAGCCTCGCCGCAGCCGCAGCTTCCCCGTCGGCGCATGTCGGACGCCGGCGCTAGGCCTTCCCAGCCCATGGGCAGCTCCGATAGGCGGCCAGCGCAATCGGCGCCTTCCctacgccgtcccctcgccccattGGCTGCTGCTTCCCCATGCCGTCCCCTCGCCTCGCCGGCTGCTGCTCCCCCTCGTGGGCAGCGGTTGGTGCTTGTGTCGTCCAGCACCTTAAGGGCCTCATCATTTCGACTCCTTCGATGACGACCACGGCTCCTCCTCTGACGAATCGAACGATCCTCCACCAGCCGCTGACGGGTACAGCTACGCCGGCGACAAGAAGGAGAAAGGGACGTCCCGGAAGTGGTgaagttgattttagtttcaagttTCAGATGTAGTATAAAGGTGTCTGTCGTTTATGTGAACTTTGGTGGATCTTTTGGTGAACTATTGTGTTATTTCTATGTCCGGAGCTGATTTATGTAGTTTCATACACGTTGCATGATATAGTATGGATATAGGTGTTCAGATATGAGAGACACGGATGTAAACGACGCGATTTGAGGAGTGCCCGGTCACTATCTGCGGACGCGTCCGTGGGCATTTGAGTAtccggatttgccaagtccggttGTAGATGTGCTCTAATAAAGCACGCAGTGCTTCTGTCAGGTTCATCGTCGCGCACATTTTGCAAAAGCCCCCTATGGTATTAAGTAATTAACCGCAGTCCAGTAAATAAGTGGAAAAAACCGTTTCGTAATTCGGCCCCACTCGTGGACGCATTTGACCAAAAAAACAACCCCCGAGTTGAGCATCCGTGCCTCCCACCCCAACCGAGATCCGCTGCCTCCGCACCGCCGGCCCGCATCCTCCACCACGCCGTCCTCCCCGCAcccggcctgcctcctctcctccacgcCGACCGAGTCCACCGCGCGCGGTTCGCCCATGGCGAGGCCCAGGCCGCCGTGCTCCGGGCCCGCGCCGGCCGGCTCGAGCGCGCGCCGCCGACCACGACGGGCTGCTCAACACACTCAACGCCGCCACGGgcaacgccctggaggaggaggaagaggaggaggaggaggaggagaatgcGCGGGAGGTGGGGCAGCCTCAGATTTAGCACGTCTCGGATCCGGCCAGTGTTACGGCGACACGGATGCGGAGTTGCTTGGTTTGTATATTGAAGTACAAGTGAAATGGCTCATCAAACGGACTACTCCTTAGGAAACACCTCGGTCCGTGtatgcttccattgccatttttctGTAGGAACAGAAAAAATTCCTGCAATCCGGTATTTTTGTTTCAAAAATAATGTTCTGAGCAGTTGCATAATGCGGTTCTGAAAGAAAATGAAAGATGGTTCCATGCTGGTTCCAGTTGTGATGGTTGGCAATCTCATATTTGGAAGCGCCTCGACTATATATGTTATGGCTGTGATTACATGCAGCAAAACTGTACACATGGTTTGACATGGAACAGAAATGGACGGGCTAATGGCCTGTTGGGCCCAAAAAAGATGGTTTTACTTTTGTAACGCGTTCCAGACCTTAGAATTGAATGTGCATGTACTTATTTCGTGCTTGAGGCTTCAATTGTGATGTTGCATGCCCATGCATTGTTTTCGCGCTTGAGGCATTGCTGGTGCTTTCGTTTCAATGTTTTCAGTGTGTTTGAATGTATAGTGCTTAACTCATGTTTACAGATCTGGATTAGCGATAGTGACAACAGTGATGAGTTGGAGGGAGACTGGGATGATGATAAGGCTGAGCTCTCGTCTACTCCCTCTTTGAGAAACCCTGATGCTCCTAGCCCGTCCTCACTGGTGTGGCAGGTAATTGGTATGTCTGGAGTGTAGATCACTCCCCCACTAGGTGTTGTAAGCAAATAGACAACACCCGTGGATCAAGATGTGATTGCACCTTGCTCAAATCAAAACAGCAGCAAACTGTTTGATAGAAAGACTAGGCAATGCACAGCTCCATTTGGCTTGGGGTTTGGGTGAGTGTGGTCATCCATTAAGGTGACCATTGTGCCAAAATATCATCCCAAAAAGATGAGGCTAGCTGGTACCTGTTGTGCAAAGTGCCAAACTGGCTAGAAATGCAAATGCGGATTCTGGGGAAAATTAGCTGCATGGAATTGTCTGAAATTTGGTGGAGACCAATTATTTAAGACATATAATGATCtggtaaaatttcagctcatttggatataccatgaaggtacttccttcacaaagtgagaATCTGAACAAAAACTAGAGAAAATTGTGGGAGAAGATTGAATAGATGGATTGAGCTGATTTTGGGTTTGCATTAGTGATTTATCAACATGAACCACCCTGCAAAATTTCAGCTCAAAAGGATTTACGAAAacaagcacttccttcacaaagtttcaaacagggcagaaacttgcattggatcatgtgctcaaATTTTGAACTATGGAACATGAGATTTGGATGGAACTAGTGAAGACATAGCAAGACAAGCTTCACAAATTATTTGGGATTTTTCCTTGGTACCAGAATGATAGTTCCTTTGGAAagtggcagaaatgcaatattggcttaaaaataggaaaaggcaatttcTCTTAATTAAACAGGGCCAATATTTTTGCCTGAGCTTGGAATAGGCATCAAGATCATCTCCACAAATTCTTACAGAATTTAGATATGTCTAGGTATGCCTCTGGATTTAATTCCTCTGAATGACAAAAGAAGGAATTAATCTTAGATGAAAAATATTACATGTGACTTGGCAATATTTCTGCATATCCAGGGTACAAAGGTATAGAATGTTCTCTGAGAATATTTGGAGGATCAACGGAGCAAAGGAAACGAGAATATTCAAAGGCAATATTCAATGCGCCACCACCCAAGTCATCCTCCCTGCGTCCCAGAGGACGCCCGCCTAAGTGCAAGGATCCCAATCCATCACCGTCGCCGTCCAAGCCCTCCTTTTCTCGCCCCAGAGGATACCCCCCAAGCGCAAGGATCCCAACGAACCACTTTTGCCGCCCAATCGCTCCTTCCAGCGCCCCAAAGGACGCCCACACAAGAAGCCCAAGACATCTTTGGGCCCTCCCCCCGCCAAGTGTGGCCACGGTTGTTCCCTCAAGATACGACATGGCTGGGAGCTCCTATGTGACGCTCTTTGCGTCAAAGAGACCCACGTTTCCCACAGGGGCGGCCCACCCGGGCCGGCCCATTTGGCGTTCACGATGTGAAAAACCGCGAAAAAGAAACACGCACTAGCGGGAGCTCCTAATTGGCGCTTTAAGCGCCGCCGAGGTAAACTGGCGCGCATGCacaaaaattctacgcacatgagCAATCGACCCCAGCAACTGCCGAACAACACCCTACAATGGCAACCAAAAGACCGGACACAACTTGTTGTCTATTACTAGGAAACTATACTATTTAACCCTTTAAATACTACACATAACATATATTGTATACAATGTATAGTTTTTCTTTAAACTGTAAATTTCGAAAAGAACTCATAAAAATAAAGAAAAACCATGAATtaaaaaaagttcactgattttCAAAAAGTTCACCTGTATAGAAAAAGGTTCACGAATAAAAAAAAGATAATCGATTTTTTTAAAAATTCaccaatttgaaaatagttcattgaaTTAGAAAACAAATCATCAAATTTTAAGAAAAAAGTTTAccgaatttgaaaaggttcattgaatttgaaaaaaagttcattgaatttgaaaaaaattcatcaaaaatttGAAAAGTTCATCCATTCAGAAAAAAAGCTCATCGGCTTTGCAAAAAGTTCATCGATTATGAAATAAGTTCACGAATTCACAAAGTGTTCACAAAAAAGTTTATCAATTTGGAAAAAAATTTGAtcgattcaaaaaaagttcattgaactttgaaaagagttcatcgattttcaaaaaaagATAATCGGATTTGCAAAAAGTTCACGAATTGAAAAAAGGTTCGCAAAAAAATGTACATGAACTCGAGGAAATTTCGAGAAATCGAAAAAAGAtgaagaaaacagaagaaaaaacggccaaaaagaaaaaaaatagcatATTCACGTCAGTTATTTCGAAGCTAAAAAAGATGTGCGATCGAACTGTTGTACAAAACCTGTTGGGTGGAGTGTTCGAATctccattttgcaccttttttcgaAACATTTaccaaaaaaggagaagaaaaaagagTAAGGCGGCCGGCCCAGGTAAGGAACGGGTGTGTGTGCACGATTTGCCCAGACAACTGTAACAGGCACAGAGGGCGCTGTTTAGGAAATTACTGCACTGGCGCTAGTATTCGAACCCCCGACTTTGTACTAATGTGCGGGCTATACTAGCCACGGCGACAGACCGGCTCTTGTTTAGATTGGCAGCGCAACACTTAAAGAAACAATCGGCAGCGGCAAATATATAAAAAGATCCGCAAAAACTAAGTCCCAGTGATGAATCGAACCGAAGACCTTCCGCTAGTGCTTTTCTTTTTGATGGATCGAACATTCACAAAGCCGAGAATTTATTTTTGCAAAAAGTAAGAATTTTCGCAACGCGaacatttgtgaacaaaattttgaaacctCAAACAAAATTTTTGAAAAACGAACATTTGTTGGGATTCTCAAACAGTTTTTTGGAAATAGGAACAAAATAGTAATGGTGAACATTTTTGACAtttggaacaatttttaaaatGATACAAAAATTAGTGAAAAACAAGAACAAAAATTGAAAATGagaaacattttttggaattacgaacattttttttcaaaaacaaaaacattttctgaaattcctggcacattatttgaatttgtggacataaaaataaaaatgcgaacattttctgaaattcctggcacattatttgaatttgtggacataaaaataaaaatgcgaacattttatgaaattccccaaacatttttttgaatttgataAGAAACAttcaaaacatgaacattttttaatttcgtGGAAAAAATTGAAAGTAGGAACACTTTTAAAATTTGTGAAAATGTTGAAAACATGAATAttttctaaatttgtgaacatattttgACAGTGTAAcattttctttgttttgttttttaaATGTGAACATTTTTAACTTTTTGAACTGTAAAAACTTGTAAAAGAAGCGAACAAACATTTGAAGTTATCAAATTTTATGGATATTCTGAACAACATTTCAAAACTGGAACATTTAAGAATGAATGAAAAATGTGAATAATTTAATTTTCTGATCCATTTGTTGAAAAGAGTAAtagggaaaagaaaagaaaaggagaaacagCAAAAGAAAAAATACGAAAAACTGAAGGAAAGGAAAACAAGAAAAACGAAAAAGGAGAGAAAagtaaaagaagaaaagaaaaaaaagaaaaactatgAAGAGAACTGAAAAAACCCCGGTTCAGAGAACCTTCTAGAACGTTCTGAAAACCAGAATAAACCTTCGAGAACGCTCCTAAAACTGGGATCATTGGAAAGCACGTCTCGCTCCTATATGGGCTGCCCCGTCTCAGTCGCTGCGTGTGCGTCACGAGGACATTTTGACGCAGAATGCGTCAAATAGGAAACCGGACATGACTCTCCTTTGTCCACCACTCGTGGTCTTGACGGGCTTGGATATTGGTTTCTTTGGATTCCTGGTGTGCTTGTTAGTCTAGTAGGATTTGAActacacgaacatttttttaaactcaaTACTCTCTCCTgaattaatttggatcggagggagtatatatttttaAACGAGTGACAATTTTCAAATGCCACAAACATTTTTTTTCTGCATGACTGCTTTTTCTTCACAATGTACATTTTACATATACATTACAAACATTTTTCTATGcatgtttaacattttcaaaatcatgattaacatttttcttaTACGTGGTGTCGGCATGAGGCGGCACCTAGTTAGTTACAGGGACGGCCCAGCAACAGCTCCATGCATGCGAGACATGTGACCCTATGCTTTGGGGCCGAGGAGAGTGTAGAGTCCAGGGTTTGGTCCGAGGAGCGGATGGGATGAGTATATGTGGGGTCGTGTGGGCCAGTGTAGGCCGGATCTGACGTGACGAACGTGCCAGGTTGCACCTGGGGCACCCTATATATGTTCTAGATTTGAGCTGAATATGAGGGGTGCCAGGCGTTTAAAGCCGGTTTGAGGCATCCATCAGGATCTTTTTTTTTCTACCGGTCCGTCCACCCGGACGTATAAGGGGGGTTTGAGGcgtccgactgtagatgctctaaggtgtGAGTATATGTTTTCCATTGTTCTCTCTCTAAAGCTACAACTGAGTACTTATACCCAAGGTTTTACGGTGCCCTTAATTATAATGTTAAACAAATCTCATTTTAAACTATATTTTTTTACAGGGAATTATAACAGTAAAGAAGGTGAAGAAGCGTTTTAAAAGCTGATATTTGAAAGACAATGAACAAATCTCAGCCGTCGGTCTTCACTTATCCTCCCTCGACATCAGGAAACGGACGGGACCTTAACCGAACCTCGTTAACCACACTGTTTCGGCTGTGCTTTGGACCATACACTATCTTAATTACCCTGTGATGCAGTGAATTTGCAAAtgttaaaaaaatgaaatagaaaaaaaacagaGCAACTTCTCTGCTTTTGCTGCATGCTCTGTTTCGTCCCTCTTCATTTCCGATAGGACACGCGTTCCTAGCCTAGCTTCAAAGAAGAATAATGAACGACTCTGCAAGACATATATGTGTGCATTCCTACCTGCCATAATATACAATGACTGAATTCAGTAAGCAGCAGATCCAGTCACTGAATTCTTTCATACAGTAACAGTCATTCAGTCCATAAATACTTCATCTGCTTAACTGAATAAGCAGCATTACATTTTGAATTTGTGATTCATTCTCGCCAAAATCTTAATATTGTTACCTAAAAAGAGCAACAACAAGGAGCATCTGCTTAACTAAATTAGCTCTGCCCGAAAACAAGCAGCTTGGCAAGAGTTCATCTGATACAACAATTTTACTACCTTTTTGAAACAAACATGCTCTAAAACTGTACAACTGCTTTAGAGTTAGACATCTATGAAGATACCAAAGAGATTACACAGATCGATGCAGCTATGTATGATTCATAAACTGAAGTTGAGTTACAAATCGCTTGGTAAAGAGAATGAGACAACATGGTAAAGAGAAGAGGCTATATATACCTCATTGGGAAGCACGCAACCTAAACATTCATCGGATGGGCTAGCCAACTGTTCTCTGTGGAATTGCTTCAACCAAATTCCAGTATGCGCCTCCTCTTGGGAAAGCTACCTCCAAGTTGGGACAGTTTTTGATCCATAGTATCTTGAGGGCTGGGAGCTGCTGTACGAGTCCCTCCGGCAATGTCTCTACCCCTGGACACCCCTCCATTACTAGATCCCTGAGCGCAGTGACTTCATACATTCCATCTGAAAATTTCGTGAGGGCATCGCACTGATACACACTGAGTTCTAGCAATTTTTTGTCGTTCCCCATAATTGCTGGCATGGACACCAGCTTGCGACAATACCAGATCAACAATTTTTCAAGAGATGCAGGCAACTTTGGTACCTCCACCAAATTTTCACATTCTTTGATTTCAAGATCCTGGAGTCGAGGAGGCATGTCATTTTCATTAGCAGATATTGTTGATGGAAGTGAACCAGTCAAGTTGGAACAACCAAGCACATTTAGAACTCGAAGACAACTCAAGCTTCTGAACTCTATTGCTGGCCATTGTACTATACTATTGTTGCCTCTAATCTCCATTCTTTCAACAAAACCAAAATGGTTCCATATATTCCGTTGTATTTGGGATGGTTCAGATGAGAAAAGGCAATTGCAATCTACTATATCCACATCCTTAATAAATCTGCAAGGTATTGTTTTCAGCTCCTCATCAAAGAGCTCTATATTTTCTGCGAAGTCTTTAAGCCTCAGTTTCACTCTAGAGTCACCAAGCCTCGAGAAATGAAGGTCCATCTGCCGCCAACGATATGTTGGGTACATATCAATTATGCCTTTGCACTGAAGATTAGATTGCACTGAGAGATTAAACATATGGTGAAGGGGAATGCAACTTCGGCCCTTCACCACTAGTTCTTCTAGTAAAGGGAGCATCTTGGGCATGCTTGCTATCGGGCATACAGCAATATATAGATTCTTGAGCAGAGGGAATGATACATGTGCCACTTGTCCTGGCACCTCCTGGTGCCATCGCTCTAGTTCATCCATGTCGGCAATTATCATTTGTTCCAATTTAGGGAAGAAGGGTGGCGTAGAAGTATTGGACTCCCTGATGTTAGTATCTTCAGTGCCAACACATATACTTGTCAAGCTATGCAAGCCGTTCAAACGCAAGTACACGAGGGAAGGCAGCCGCCATAATGGTGGAAGATCCTTGCAATTCATGCAGTCAGTCAGACTAAGTTCACTGAGATGCTCTAACACTGTAGAGTTGTGCATCCATGATGGCAATTTAGCACCAGTGTAATTACGTAACACTAGAATTTCTAGCCTTTTGTGGGGAAGAAGGGCCTCTAATATTGCTTCTGCTTTAGCATCTGCATATTGAATACGAGTACTGTAAGGTTCACGTTCCCAATTGAGTGACAATCGTTTCAAATTATGCTTGGTAGACAGGTTGCCTTCTTTAGCATTTTCTGCAGCATGCACTTTTCTCAGCTTAAACAAAGAAAGAGCACCACCTAGATTCAGATCTTTCAGCTGATCAATTCCACGACCTGCATCACTATCAATGACATAACTTGTCAATGTTTGTAGAGAATTCAGCTGGCCAATACCCTCTGGCATGCGCTCCAATCCTATACATCCAACAAGGAAGATATGTCGAAGACTTCTCATATATTTCATGCCTTCTGTTAATTTCTTCAGGTTTCTACAACTAATGAGCTTCAATGTTTGCAAGCCATACAGTATGGTAATGGCTTCAGGCAGTGCATATATACTAGAGTGAGAAAAATCTAGATAGCGAAGATGCTTCAAGTTTTTCATATGTCCCTCCGTTGAGAATGTCTTCAGTGCTCGCAAGGACATAAATTTTGACTTGGTCATACTCAGAAACTTGGCTTTATCCCAAGGAAGCCACTCACTTTGGACTAATATCGTGCGGGCCCGGGTAGCTAGAATTTCCTCCATGGTTGCAATAGCTTGGTTACTGACATAATGAAGTGACAAATGTTGAGCCTCATGCTGTAATGATCTAGCAGCTGTGGATCCTTGCGGAATCTCCTGATGTGATGAAGATTCTTGCAGAATGGAGCAATCATTTCCGCTTATGGAATCAACAAGATCATGCATTAGATCATGCATCTTGCAAGTAGTTGGTCGGTGGATTTTCTCATCTTCATACGCAGAGAGTAGATCCTTTTGAATCTGCACATCTTGGAGGAAACACCTCCAAACTAGCACATCAAAAATTTGTAGGCCTCTTGTTTCTGATGCAATAAAGTCATTTGCCATCCATAGCTGGATTAGCATGTCTTTATCCATTTGGCTATCCTTGGGGAAAATAGCACACAAGGAAAAACATATCTTTTCTTCTGATGACAAGTGATCATAGCTCAGCTGAAGTGCAGGTACAATCCCAGTAGTTGTGAGGATGGCATCCTTCCATACATCACTATCCAGAATGGAAAACCACTGATTGTGATTCTTCAAACGAAG is drawn from Triticum dicoccoides isolate Atlit2015 ecotype Zavitan chromosome 4A, WEW_v2.0, whole genome shotgun sequence and contains these coding sequences:
- the LOC119290041 gene encoding disease resistance protein RGA2-like produces the protein MGSLLMPLLGSVAAKAGDALVAELLRAWGLDKSRRKLERHLATVQCILLDAEVKGRTNPAVSLWMKDLKTAAYQADDVLDDFRYEVLRRPSKTSKVLRYFTANSPVVFRLHMSWKLKDALETIDELIVEMNNFHFLQHTEAPSIVHPHTHSRVDESEIVGRQDEKEQVVNILLDHSLNNSSNNNVMVLPIVGMGGIGKTTLAQLVHNDQRVKHHFELVIWVCVSNKFVIEELVRSVIQVATLNKCELTEMEALQKKLGEVLGNNRYLLVLDDVWNEDRQKWDDMRSLLCSHAGSGSAIIVTSRNDQVAAIMGTHPPHQISLLNDDQSWELFHKNAFGREVEKQEELISMGKSIVNKCKGLPLAIRTIAALLRLKNHNQWFSILDSDVWKDAILTTTGIVPALQLSYDHLSSEEKICFSLCAIFPKDSQMDKDMLIQLWMANDFIASETRGLQIFDVLVWRCFLQDVQIQKDLLSAYEDEKIHRPTTCKMHDLMHDLVDSNLHHIRRFRKDPQLLDHYSMRLNICHFIMSKLTEGMKYMRSLRHIFLVGCIGLERMPEGIGQLNSLQTLTSYVIDSDAGRGIDQLKDLNLGGALSLFKLRKVHAAENAKEGNLSTKHNLKRLSLNWEREPYSTRIQYADAKAEAILEALLPHKRLEILVLRNYTGAKLPSWMHNSTVLEHLSELSLTDCMNCKDLPPLWRLPSLVYLRLNGLHSLTSICVGTEDTNIRESNTSTPPFFPKLEQMIIADMDELERWHQEVPGQVAHVSFPLLKNLYIAVCPIASMPKMLPLLEELVVKGRSCIPLHHMFNLSVQSNLQCKGIIDMYPTYRWRQMDLHFSRLGDSRVKLRLKDFAENIELFDEELKTIPCRFIKDVDIVDCNCLFSSEPSQIQRNIWNHFGFVERMEIRGNNSIVQWPAIEFRSLSCLRVLNVLGCSNLTGSLPSTISANENDMPPRLQDLEIKECENLVEVPKLPASLEKLLIWYCRKLVSMPAIMGNDKKLLELSVYQCDALTKFSDGMYEVTALRDLVMEGCPGVETLPEGLVQQLPALKILWIKNCPNLEVAFPRGGAYWNLVEAIPQRTVG